The following coding sequences lie in one Balneola vulgaris DSM 17893 genomic window:
- a CDS encoding CynX/NimT family MFS transporter, with the protein MASLNSRDKSLLIVGILLIAFNLRPALAGLGPLVAFIRIDTGLSNTLLGLLTTLPLLAFGIISTLTPLFTRRWGIEGTLTLALFLLALGSGLRVFPQAWVLFLGTALLGIGIAFGNVLLPSLVKRNFPKRSGFMTSMYSGMMGVGAALAAGVSVPLTEYLALGWRGALGIWSIPAVLALLIWLFQLQNVEKSSRNRSFRKAMKDLGKSSLAWKVALFMGLQSLAFYVVLAWLPDILQSRGMDSSMSGWMLSLSQAMGVVGSLVIPTWAGKYEDQRFLVWILIGLEAISLIGLMFPTLWLVPFWVSAIGFALGGSFGLALLFIVLRSTNTETATELSGMSQSIGYSLAAIGPILIGAIFDVTQSWFYPLLFLFLIVFIKLYMGLGAAKPVSLKQK; encoded by the coding sequence ATGGCTTCATTAAACAGCCGTGATAAATCACTTTTAATAGTTGGCATTCTTCTCATCGCTTTTAATTTGAGGCCCGCTTTGGCAGGACTCGGACCATTAGTTGCATTCATCCGGATTGATACAGGATTATCGAATACTTTATTAGGTCTCTTGACTACTTTACCGCTTCTAGCATTCGGCATTATTTCAACATTGACCCCATTATTTACTCGAAGGTGGGGCATTGAAGGCACCTTAACATTAGCGTTATTTTTGCTTGCCCTCGGTTCGGGACTTCGAGTGTTTCCTCAAGCATGGGTTCTTTTTTTAGGAACGGCATTATTGGGCATTGGGATCGCTTTTGGGAATGTACTTTTACCAAGCTTAGTGAAACGGAATTTTCCAAAGCGATCGGGATTCATGACGAGTATGTACTCGGGCATGATGGGCGTTGGGGCGGCTTTAGCAGCAGGAGTGAGTGTGCCCCTTACTGAATATTTGGCTTTAGGGTGGAGAGGAGCTTTAGGCATTTGGAGTATCCCCGCTGTTTTAGCATTGCTGATTTGGTTGTTTCAATTACAGAATGTGGAAAAGTCTTCTAGAAATAGAAGTTTTAGAAAGGCTATGAAAGATCTTGGGAAATCCTCTTTGGCATGGAAAGTGGCTCTCTTTATGGGCTTACAGTCCTTAGCTTTCTATGTAGTACTGGCATGGCTTCCTGATATTCTACAAAGCCGTGGTATGGACAGCTCGATGTCGGGCTGGATGTTATCCTTATCACAAGCAATGGGGGTAGTAGGTTCATTAGTTATCCCAACTTGGGCGGGTAAATATGAAGATCAGCGATTTTTAGTGTGGATATTGATCGGTTTAGAAGCGATAAGTTTGATAGGCCTTATGTTTCCTACTTTGTGGTTGGTGCCATTCTGGGTTTCGGCTATAGGTTTTGCGCTTGGCGGAAGTTTTGGTTTAGCTCTACTCTTTATTGTACTTCGGTCAACGAATACAGAAACAGCCACCGAACTATCTGGAATGTCTCAATCTATTGGTTACTCTTTAGCCGCAATAGGCCCAATTTTAATTGGAGCTATATTCGATGTTACTCAAAGCTGGTTCTATCCCTTACTATTCTTGTTCCTCATTGTCTTTATCAAATTGTATATGGGATTGGGAGCTGCAAAACCAGTTTCCTTAAAACAAAAATAG
- the hemL gene encoding glutamate-1-semialdehyde 2,1-aminomutase, whose translation MNYTNSKALYEKAQHVIPGGVNSPVRAFNSVGGTPIFISKAKGSYLYDEDGNKYIDYISSWGPMLLGHAEPDVIKAVQDIAAHSTSFGAPTKLEIDIAELITEAVPGVDKIRMVNSGTEACMSAIRVARGYTGRNKVIKFKGCYHGHGDSFLIEAGSGALTMGQPSSPGVTPGTAQDTLIARFNDLEDVTRLVQVNKDEVAAIILEPVAGNMGCIPPADGFLEGLRSLCDEQGIVLILDEVMTGFRVAFGGAQALYSVTADLVTYGKIIGAGLPVGAYGGKKEIMEYVAPTGPVYQAGTLSGNPLAMAAGYTLLKKLRDNPQIYAELEAKSAKLAQGMEQVLNEHNIPSYNTRVGSMVGIFYTDQTVHSFDEANTTDQKLFAKIFHGMLERGVYLPPSPFEALFLSNSLTDEDLDYTINAFSEVIASLK comes from the coding sequence ATGAATTACACGAACAGCAAAGCATTATACGAGAAAGCGCAACATGTAATCCCAGGCGGAGTGAACTCCCCTGTTCGAGCATTCAACAGCGTTGGTGGAACTCCTATCTTTATTTCAAAAGCCAAAGGCTCCTATTTATATGATGAAGACGGCAATAAGTATATCGATTATATAAGCTCTTGGGGGCCCATGCTTCTTGGACATGCTGAACCGGATGTAATTAAAGCCGTTCAAGACATTGCAGCGCATTCAACGTCATTCGGTGCACCTACCAAACTGGAAATCGATATTGCTGAGTTAATTACCGAAGCTGTACCGGGCGTGGATAAAATCAGAATGGTAAACTCAGGCACAGAAGCCTGTATGAGCGCTATCCGTGTGGCTCGTGGGTATACCGGCCGTAATAAAGTTATTAAGTTTAAAGGCTGTTATCATGGTCACGGTGATTCATTCCTGATTGAAGCTGGTAGTGGCGCACTTACTATGGGTCAACCTAGTAGTCCCGGAGTTACACCTGGCACGGCTCAAGATACGCTCATAGCTCGATTCAACGATTTAGAAGATGTAACACGCTTAGTTCAAGTTAATAAAGATGAAGTAGCTGCTATCATATTAGAACCAGTAGCGGGTAACATGGGGTGTATTCCTCCTGCAGATGGGTTTCTTGAAGGACTACGATCACTGTGTGATGAGCAAGGCATTGTTCTCATCTTGGATGAGGTTATGACAGGCTTTAGAGTTGCATTCGGTGGAGCTCAGGCTCTTTATAGCGTAACTGCTGATCTGGTGACCTATGGAAAAATAATTGGTGCTGGATTACCCGTTGGTGCGTATGGCGGTAAAAAAGAAATTATGGAATATGTAGCGCCGACAGGGCCTGTATACCAAGCGGGCACTCTTTCTGGTAACCCTTTAGCAATGGCTGCCGGTTACACACTATTGAAAAAACTCCGTGACAATCCGCAAATATATGCTGAGTTAGAAGCGAAGTCGGCAAAGCTGGCACAGGGCATGGAACAAGTTCTTAATGAACACAACATTCCTTCCTACAACACTCGTGTTGGTTCCATGGTGGGTATTTTTTACACGGATCAAACCGTACATAGCTTTGATGAAGCTAACACCACGGATCAGAAGTTATTCGCTAAAATCTTTCATGGCATGCTCGAACGAGGAGTGTACTTACCACCATCCCCATTCGAGGCTTTATTCCTTTCCAACTCACTAACGGATGAAGATTTAGATTACACCATTAATGCCTTTAGTGAGGTAATTGCTAGTTTGAAATAA
- the hemF gene encoding oxygen-dependent coproporphyrinogen oxidase — protein sequence MFDSKKEAFKELVAGLQTHICTAIEEIDGKATFKIEDWTREGFGYGSTRVISEGNIFEKGGVNISAVEGALPKSLQEKLETEESDFFATGISLVLHPQNPFIPTVHANYRYFELYDKETGAIKDQWFGGGADLTPYYLFEEDAKHFHRVHKTVCDATHPEFYPRFKEACDNYFFNHHRDETRGVGGLFYDHLRANNELSANDLFDFAKAAGQAFTEAYLPIVERRKELSWTEEQRYWQEIRRGRYVEFNLIHDRGTLFGLKTKGRIESILMSLPPRVRWDYNFQPEPNSAEAKLLEHLKPIDWLNLNS from the coding sequence ATGTTCGATTCCAAGAAAGAAGCATTCAAAGAATTAGTAGCGGGCTTGCAAACTCATATTTGCACGGCCATTGAAGAGATTGATGGCAAAGCCACCTTCAAGATAGAAGACTGGACACGTGAAGGCTTTGGATATGGAAGCACAAGAGTTATTTCGGAAGGCAACATCTTTGAAAAAGGTGGTGTAAATATTTCAGCTGTTGAAGGGGCTTTGCCTAAAAGTTTACAGGAGAAGTTAGAAACAGAAGAATCCGATTTTTTTGCAACAGGAATCTCCTTAGTACTCCATCCTCAGAACCCATTTATACCTACCGTACATGCGAACTATCGCTATTTTGAATTGTACGATAAGGAAACAGGTGCCATTAAAGATCAATGGTTTGGCGGTGGAGCTGACTTAACACCTTACTACTTGTTTGAAGAGGATGCTAAACACTTCCATCGTGTTCATAAAACCGTTTGTGACGCTACCCATCCAGAGTTTTATCCTCGATTCAAAGAAGCTTGCGATAATTACTTCTTCAATCATCACCGCGATGAAACAAGAGGTGTTGGCGGGTTATTTTATGATCACCTACGTGCTAATAACGAATTAAGTGCCAATGACTTATTCGACTTCGCAAAAGCAGCAGGGCAAGCATTTACAGAGGCTTACCTACCGATTGTAGAACGCCGTAAAGAGCTAAGTTGGACTGAAGAACAGCGCTATTGGCAAGAGATTCGCCGGGGACGATATGTTGAATTTAATCTGATTCACGATCGCGGCACCTTATTTGGCTTAAAAACCAAAGGACGTATTGAATCTATACTTATGAGTTTACCTCCTCGAGTTCGTTGGGATTATAATTTTCAACCTGAACCCAATTCTGCGGAAGCTAAACTCCTTGAACACCTTAAACCAATCGACTGGTTGAATTTAAATAGCTAG
- the hemA gene encoding glutamyl-tRNA reductase has translation MRFSIVGISHWKSDVSIRELFYLDGERKDRLRHYTRYIPGGAVVLDTCNRTEMYGFCAPEVLIKALCESTNTKPEFLHEHGYIHTDEDAYQHLFRVGIGLDSQVLGDVQIIQQLKKAYKEASKNHLSGEFHQLFQSVLKAHKRSRTETDFGRGSASVGFAATQVALEHFKDLSDIQILLIGAGKMGKVSCKNLISNGAQHISLVNRSIHRAKNLASSFDIKAHSFEKLQAEIEKADLIITATGATEPIVRPEHLTGTHQDKLLIDLSVPRNIDTAVANIDGITLIDMDSITEANEQAIEQRKQAIPILQQIIDEELSEYLRKIDRNNFMLPRIKEIEERLSTITDSELEQVKNKLDNDAYKNLEKVTHRIKKKIMAIHIDRLDKEFEKILNDA, from the coding sequence ATGAGATTTAGTATAGTTGGAATTTCTCACTGGAAAAGTGATGTCTCTATACGCGAATTATTTTACTTAGACGGCGAAAGAAAAGACAGGCTACGTCATTACACACGGTATATTCCGGGTGGTGCGGTAGTTCTGGATACTTGTAACCGTACTGAGATGTATGGATTTTGTGCTCCTGAAGTACTAATCAAAGCGTTATGTGAGTCAACCAATACAAAGCCAGAGTTTCTTCATGAGCATGGATATATCCATACTGATGAAGATGCTTATCAGCATTTATTTAGAGTAGGCATTGGTTTAGACTCTCAAGTTCTTGGGGATGTTCAAATCATACAACAGCTCAAAAAAGCCTATAAAGAAGCCAGTAAAAACCACTTATCGGGTGAATTCCATCAACTCTTCCAATCTGTTCTAAAGGCCCATAAGCGTAGTAGAACCGAAACTGATTTTGGCCGAGGTTCAGCCTCTGTTGGCTTTGCTGCTACTCAAGTTGCACTTGAACACTTCAAAGACTTATCCGACATCCAGATTCTATTAATCGGAGCTGGGAAAATGGGTAAAGTGTCTTGTAAGAACCTGATTTCGAATGGTGCTCAGCACATCTCTCTTGTTAACCGATCCATCCATCGCGCTAAAAATTTAGCCTCATCATTCGACATCAAAGCTCATTCTTTTGAGAAGCTTCAAGCGGAAATCGAAAAAGCTGATTTAATTATCACTGCCACTGGAGCTACCGAGCCTATTGTCCGTCCTGAACACCTAACAGGTACCCATCAAGATAAATTACTTATTGATTTATCTGTGCCAAGAAACATTGATACAGCCGTTGCCAACATTGATGGTATCACGCTGATTGATATGGATTCCATCACGGAAGCCAATGAACAGGCCATTGAGCAACGGAAGCAAGCCATTCCTATTCTTCAGCAGATTATTGATGAAGAACTTTCAGAATACCTCCGCAAGATTGACCGCAATAACTTTATGCTTCCCCGCATCAAGGAAATTGAAGAACGCCTTTCCACCATCACCGATTCTGAATTAGAGCAAGTGAAGAACAAGCTCGATAACGATGCCTATAAAAACCTTGAGAAAGTGACGCATCGTATCAAAAAGAAGATCATGGCTATTCATATCGACCGCCTAGATAAAGAATTCGAAAAAATATTGAATGATGCTTAG
- the hemB gene encoding porphobilinogen synthase, with amino-acid sequence MNFPNHRPRRLRRKAAIRDMVREFQLQASDFIAPLFITEGSNIKEEIASMPGYYRYSLDMLNAELEELVEVGIRSVLVFVKVPDEKKDNKGTEALNDQGLMQQSIRHIKQHYPELFVMSDVALDPYSEYGHDGIVEDGEIINDVTTEVLAAMSVSHAVAGVDMVAPSDMMDGRVGAIRAELDKYGHENVGIMSYSAKYASAYYGPFRDALDSAPGFGDKKTYQMDPANAQEALREAALDIEEGADILMVKPGLPYLDIVQRISSTYNVPVSVYHVSGEYAMIKAAAEKGWLNEEDIMMESLIAFKRAGASLIATYFAKEAAKYLKSN; translated from the coding sequence ATGAATTTCCCGAATCACCGACCACGACGACTTAGAAGAAAAGCAGCCATCCGAGATATGGTGCGCGAATTTCAATTACAGGCCTCTGATTTTATAGCGCCACTTTTCATCACTGAAGGCTCGAATATAAAAGAGGAAATTGCCAGCATGCCGGGCTATTACAGGTATTCGTTAGACATGCTGAATGCCGAATTAGAGGAGCTTGTTGAGGTTGGTATCCGTTCTGTATTGGTTTTTGTAAAAGTTCCTGATGAGAAAAAGGACAACAAGGGAACCGAAGCGTTAAACGACCAAGGATTAATGCAACAAAGTATCAGGCATATCAAACAGCATTATCCTGAGTTGTTTGTGATGTCGGATGTAGCCCTCGACCCCTATTCAGAATACGGACATGATGGTATAGTGGAAGACGGTGAAATTATAAATGATGTAACCACTGAAGTACTAGCGGCTATGTCGGTAAGCCATGCCGTAGCGGGCGTAGATATGGTAGCGCCATCTGATATGATGGATGGCAGAGTGGGAGCCATTCGTGCTGAATTAGACAAATACGGACACGAAAACGTGGGCATTATGTCGTACAGTGCCAAATATGCTTCGGCTTATTATGGCCCATTCAGAGATGCCCTCGATTCAGCTCCGGGTTTTGGAGATAAAAAAACCTACCAGATGGATCCGGCAAATGCACAAGAAGCACTTAGAGAAGCTGCGCTAGATATTGAAGAAGGTGCCGACATCTTAATGGTGAAACCAGGACTTCCTTATTTAGATATTGTGCAACGCATTAGCAGCACCTACAATGTTCCTGTATCTGTTTACCATGTATCTGGTGAATATGCGATGATTAAAGCCGCTGCAGAAAAAGGATGGCTGAATGAAGAAGATATTATGATGGAATCGCTCATAGCTTTTAAAAGAGCTGGAGCAAGCCTAATTGCAACCTACTTTGCCAAAGAAGCCGCAAAGTATTTGAAATCAAATTAA
- a CDS encoding uroporphyrinogen-III synthase: protein MSTPRVLLTTELSDQNIDLLSSPCFQLDITPFIQIDFRPVSEWKNSIPENVDAWIFTSKNAVLSIQSLLPELTAPEHCFTVGPKTAELLRPHGIQATYPDVYNAEALSKLILQEDVKSVVHFRGNLSASTLTEDLSKAGITVKSIEVYSTLKKYTEAGVPNYDSMIFMSPSAIEAFSSANEIPDEIPVFCIGPTTANAATEYGFQNIIMPEQATIESLSKTLTQYYS, encoded by the coding sequence ATGAGTACCCCAAGGGTATTACTTACTACTGAATTATCAGATCAAAATATTGATCTGCTGAGCTCTCCCTGTTTTCAACTCGATATCACCCCTTTCATTCAAATCGATTTTAGGCCAGTGAGTGAATGGAAAAACTCCATTCCTGAGAATGTTGATGCATGGATTTTTACCAGTAAAAATGCTGTACTATCCATTCAAAGCCTACTTCCCGAATTGACGGCTCCTGAACATTGTTTCACCGTAGGGCCTAAAACAGCAGAGTTATTAAGGCCACATGGGATACAAGCAACATATCCTGATGTGTATAATGCTGAGGCATTGAGCAAATTGATACTCCAAGAGGACGTTAAAAGTGTAGTTCATTTTAGAGGCAATTTAAGTGCCAGCACTTTAACTGAAGATCTATCTAAGGCTGGTATCACAGTTAAAAGCATTGAAGTGTATTCTACCTTAAAAAAGTACACTGAAGCTGGAGTGCCGAATTACGACTCCATGATTTTTATGAGCCCAAGCGCTATTGAAGCATTTTCATCTGCTAATGAAATTCCAGATGAAATCCCTGTGTTCTGTATTGGTCCTACTACGGCTAATGCAGCCACGGAATATGGCTTTCAAAATATTATTATGCCTGAACAGGCCACCATCGAATCTCTATCCAAAACCCTTACGCAATACTATAGCTAA
- the hemC gene encoding hydroxymethylbilane synthase yields MMLRIGTRKSDLALWQARYVQSRLQNLGIESELVEIESFGDKIQDIPLHKLGDKGVFTKALDIALVEGRIDLAVHSLKDVPTVLEHDLVLAAVPERENPFDVLVRPNTTKEDPSPRIVATGSIRRKALWLNKFPNDTVTDLRGNVPTRLGKVDNSNWHGAVFAAAGLQRLGLEERVSEVLDWMLPAPSQGALGIVTKNDPEILEILKKIDDLAVRVCVESERLFLNTLEAGCSSPVAALAQPTADNTQIRFRGAVLSLDGSKKLDIDKSYPIDTFSSSVGKELAEELIELGALQIMNKE; encoded by the coding sequence ATGATGCTTAGAATAGGAACGCGAAAAAGTGATTTAGCCCTGTGGCAAGCACGCTATGTTCAATCTCGATTGCAAAATTTAGGTATCGAATCTGAACTTGTTGAAATCGAATCTTTTGGTGACAAAATCCAAGATATCCCACTTCATAAGCTGGGCGACAAAGGAGTGTTCACGAAAGCACTCGATATCGCTTTGGTAGAAGGCCGTATTGATTTAGCTGTTCATTCCTTGAAAGATGTTCCTACAGTACTTGAACATGATTTAGTACTTGCTGCTGTTCCCGAACGTGAGAACCCATTTGATGTATTAGTACGTCCAAACACCACCAAAGAAGACCCTTCACCTCGAATAGTGGCTACCGGCAGTATTCGACGTAAAGCACTGTGGCTCAATAAATTTCCTAATGACACGGTTACTGATTTACGAGGCAATGTTCCTACTCGTTTAGGCAAAGTAGATAACAGTAACTGGCACGGAGCTGTATTTGCAGCAGCGGGTTTACAACGCCTTGGGCTCGAAGAGAGAGTATCTGAAGTACTTGATTGGATGCTTCCAGCTCCATCACAAGGTGCTCTTGGTATTGTAACTAAGAATGACCCCGAGATTCTAGAAATCTTAAAGAAAATCGATGATTTAGCTGTTCGAGTATGTGTTGAAAGTGAACGCCTTTTCTTGAACACCTTAGAAGCAGGTTGTTCCTCTCCGGTTGCCGCTTTAGCACAACCAACGGCAGATAATACACAAATTCGATTTAGAGGTGCTGTATTATCGCTCGATGGATCCAAGAAATTAGATATTGATAAATCATATCCTATCGATACTTTTTCCTCATCTGTAGGGAAAGAGCTTGCGGAAGAGCTTATTGAATTAGGCGCTTTACAAATTATGAATAAAGAGTAG
- the hemE gene encoding uroporphyrinogen decarboxylase has protein sequence MSSTPLQNRLFLDALEGKKTERPPVWMMRQAGRYLPEYMELRKKYTFFERVKTPELACEITLQPIDIVGTDAAILFSDILVILECLSTEVELKPGFGPYIPDPIRTAEQAMNVKVRPATDELKYVYDAISTTRKALNGRVPIIGFAGGPWTNFCYLVEGQGSKTFSTAKSFLFSETKAAQHVLKVLTEQTIEYLHQQVAAGAQALQVFESWAAALGPDDFKKYALPCLLDIANEDYGVPLIMFCKDAEWSYPLFKESNVNGFGIGWGCTPEQARFHADGKTVQGNFDPSKLLSTPEQIEKEVIEMLDRFGPQNHIANLGHGILPNVPVENAKAFVNTIKNYRY, from the coding sequence ATGAGTAGTACTCCTTTACAAAACCGACTTTTCCTAGATGCTCTTGAAGGCAAAAAAACAGAACGCCCTCCTGTTTGGATGATGCGCCAAGCTGGCCGATACTTGCCAGAGTACATGGAATTACGCAAAAAGTACACCTTCTTTGAGCGTGTTAAAACTCCAGAGTTAGCTTGTGAAATCACCCTTCAGCCTATTGATATTGTAGGCACTGATGCAGCCATCTTGTTTTCTGACATCTTGGTAATTCTTGAGTGCTTAAGTACAGAAGTTGAATTAAAGCCTGGCTTCGGTCCTTATATCCCAGACCCAATTCGTACCGCTGAACAAGCTATGAATGTGAAAGTACGTCCAGCTACAGATGAATTGAAGTATGTATACGATGCTATTAGCACTACCCGTAAGGCGTTAAATGGACGTGTTCCCATAATCGGTTTTGCCGGTGGACCATGGACCAACTTCTGTTATTTAGTGGAAGGGCAAGGTTCTAAGACTTTTTCAACGGCGAAAAGCTTTCTGTTTTCAGAAACGAAGGCGGCTCAACATGTGCTAAAAGTATTAACTGAGCAAACTATCGAGTATTTACATCAGCAAGTAGCAGCAGGAGCACAAGCTCTTCAAGTATTTGAATCGTGGGCAGCCGCATTAGGGCCTGATGACTTCAAGAAGTACGCACTGCCTTGCTTACTAGATATCGCCAATGAAGATTATGGAGTGCCACTCATCATGTTCTGTAAAGATGCTGAATGGAGCTATCCTTTGTTTAAGGAATCCAATGTAAATGGCTTTGGTATTGGTTGGGGCTGTACTCCTGAACAAGCTCGTTTCCATGCCGATGGAAAGACCGTTCAAGGTAACTTCGATCCTTCAAAGTTATTGAGTACTCCAGAGCAAATTGAGAAAGAAGTCATCGAAATGTTAGATCGCTTCGGTCCACAGAATCATATTGCCAACTTAGGGCACGGTATTTTACCAAATGTACCTGTTGAAAACGCAAAGGCATTCGTTAACACCATTAAGAACTATCGTTACTAA